Within Haematobia irritans isolate KBUSLIRL chromosome 2, ASM5000362v1, whole genome shotgun sequence, the genomic segment ttaaaataaaaatattataaaattagtcaTAATTTTCACTAGCCAGTATAATATTTAGTATTAAGGCCATTTTTCACtattacttttctctaataatccacataaaataatataaactttataaaaacttgctttgggtTATTTCCCAAGTTAAAGTTACTGTCCCTTAATCGGTGATTTGTTTTTTAGTTCCATTTTTTGTATCTCTTATAATAGAGTGCTGCCCgtttctataaatttataaCAACAATCATTTAGAATTAGTATCCTAATATCCAACAATGTGGCAACACTAAACATTAAAAGTAGCAGAATAACCTCATTTACTGTATTATCAATTGAACAAAGATTCACGTCACAAGGATTTGTAACACAACGAGTTAACATCTCAAtaactgtagttgatattggagAGGGAGACGTAACAAAGAGAAAAAGATTTTCTGCTTCGAGATTCGTGTAGGAGCTTAAGTAGTGGGGTTTTATATATGTTCGTGTAAGAGCTTATAATGTGGGCTcttattgtatatgtttgtGGGTATGTTTATTTTCTCTTTGCAACAACTAATTTCTTTATGAGGGAGGAGATTAGATATTCTTAGACTGAAGTAGAAACACAATACCATATCTCATCCATTTAAGGagagcgatatatatatatatatatatatatatatatatatatatatatatatatatatatatatatatatatatatatatatatatatatatatatatatatatatatatatatatatatatatatatatatatatatatatatatatatatatatatatatatatatagaaatattaaaaatatatacatatattcggTTTTCACAACCAAATATTACTAACGCTTAACTAAttatgttattttgtttttttttaaatataaattcttttatgagatttttgtcaaatatgagaattttgtcaaaattttatttctatagaatatttttttcaaaattttatttctatagaaaaattttgaaaattttatttcaatagaaaattttatttgaaaaaaaagttttattagaaaaatttgtctacattttatttctatagataattttgtacaatttttttttctatagaaaattttgccaatcttttatagaaacttttgtttctttgttatttctatagaaaaaaatggcaaaattttatttctgaagaaaatttctataaaaaatattttatttctatagaaaattttgtcaaaattgtatttctatagagaattttgacaaaattattattcttatagaataataatttgacaacatttttttctaaagaatatttcgacaaaatttttgtttctatagaaaattttttaaaaatattctttctacagaaaaatttatctaaattttgcttatagagaaaaattttttcaaaattcaagtcACGGTTAGTAGTCCAttgtaatttacataaattggccgctatgtggcttcaaattacataatgaaaataaaataaataaataaaataaattttatatttatagaaacttttgtctaaagtttgtttctataggttttatatttacagaaaatttttttcaatattttatttctatagaaactttttgtcaacatttatttctttagaaaattttgtataaattttgttttttttctatagaaaaatgttatttgtatataaaagtttttcaaaattgtatttctctagaaaataaaaaaaatctatttctgtagaactatttgccaaagttttatttttaaagaaaatttcgaaaatttttttttctttaaaaaattttgtcaaaatgttctttctatagaaaaatttgtcaaaattttatttctatataaaaatttatctaaattttgcttctggagaaaaattgtatttccatagaaaatttttcaaaattttatatttatagaaacttttgtctaaaatttgtttctataggttttatatttacagaaattttttttaaatattttatttctatagaaactttttgtcaacattttatttctttagaaaattttgtctaaagtttgtttttttctatatatatattttccgaaaattttatttctatacttctatatataaattttatttttccataagGTCATATTCGACAACCTTCTCAGATCGTACGCCCACTCCGATTCCAGTTTTGATATGCTCTAATGTAGAAACGAGTCACTCGCCGGTAGTATCCAAAtatcggacaaagaaaccttgtataCAATTGACCGGACCTATGAATGAACTATCCAGCGCCAGTGTATGCATACAGAAATGCCAGAACGTTGTTATCACAACTGTAACAACATTCCAGGAGAGTCAAGGTCGATATTCATTatccaacaaaagaaaatatcaaaacaaTATTCAAGaggatacactcaaaaaaaagtgaactctctatttcactaaagccaatttaactttattttagttcatggaattattatgtttggagaaagtttcctttattctaataattttttgtgtacgttagtaaaattaactaaatccgaggaaaaaaatatactcaaatgaagcataaagattgactaaattcgtgtcttccacaaaatagttcagaatttctttaaatttgtaaattttaccaaaaatacgtccatcatgaacttcgtatgtcactaaagacattcttgcaattttgaactccaagtttttccttccaactacaaaattttctttaacaagtgaaaaaacttagttatggctaataaattttcttgaatttgtcgaaaaatatttacttatttttatgacatcgtttgtaatactgtttagttaaaattttctacaaatattcaacattttctaaaattaaccgaaagttttcttcctggagggttcactgttttttcagtgtaaggtgaAAGACAGAAGAAGTGAGTAACTGCCAGACTAATTTTGTTCTCGGAACATGGCTCTGGAGAAAAGTTGCGTCGTACA encodes:
- the LOC142225295 gene encoding uncharacterized protein LOC142225295, producing the protein MWALIVYVCGSYSTTFSDRTPTPIPVLICSNVETSHSPVVSKYRTKKPCIQLTGPMNELSSASVCIQKCQNVVITTVTTFQESQGRYSLSNKRKYQNNIQEDTLKKK